A window of the Streptomyces albireticuli genome harbors these coding sequences:
- a CDS encoding HNH endonuclease family protein — protein MLTSRARRSTAVTLALAAAAVLGSPSATTPAVAVPARMPEPSPADTARNELADLAVEAPHPMTGYSRAKFPHWIQQGDDCDTRETVLKRDGQNVTQDAKCRATSGTWHSLYDGKDFTSASQLDIDHMVPLANAWRSGADHWETPRRKQFANDLTHSQLIAVSAASNRSKGDQSPDQWSPPDRTYWCTYSRAWVDVKYLYDLSVTEAEANQLVAMLNTCD, from the coding sequence ATGCTCACCTCACGTGCTCGGCGGTCCACCGCCGTCACCCTCGCGCTCGCCGCCGCCGCGGTCCTCGGCTCCCCCAGCGCCACCACACCGGCCGTCGCCGTGCCCGCCCGGATGCCCGAGCCGTCCCCCGCGGACACCGCCCGCAACGAGCTCGCCGATCTGGCCGTCGAGGCACCGCACCCCATGACCGGCTACTCGCGGGCGAAGTTCCCCCACTGGATCCAGCAGGGCGACGACTGCGACACCCGCGAGACCGTCCTCAAGCGGGACGGCCAGAACGTCACCCAGGACGCCAAGTGCCGGGCCACGAGCGGCACCTGGCACAGCCTGTACGACGGCAAGGACTTCACCTCGGCGTCGCAGCTGGACATCGACCACATGGTGCCGCTGGCCAACGCCTGGCGGTCCGGGGCCGATCACTGGGAGACGCCTCGGCGCAAGCAGTTCGCGAACGACCTGACGCACTCGCAGCTCATCGCCGTCTCCGCCGCCTCGAACCGCAGCAAGGGCGACCAGTCCCCCGACCAGTGGAGCCCGCCGGACCGCACGTACTGGTGCACGTACTCCCGCGCCTGGGTGGACGTGAAGTACCTGTACGACCTGTCGGTGACCGAGGCGGAGGCGAACCAGCTGGTCGCGATGCTCAACACGTGCGACTGA